TGATACTTAAGCGCGAGCTTGCGATAAGCTTTCTTGATTTCTTCTTGAGTGGCTCCGCGAGGGAGACCTAAAACTTCATAATAATCCGTCATACGCGCTTGAGTATACAGCTAGCAGTTGAAAAACTCAAGTGCTAACGTCCTTTTTTCATTTTGTACTTTAGAGCTGCCTTAGATTTCGCTCGTTTTCTGACTGAAGGTTTATCATAAAAGCGGTGCGCTTTTGCGGCTTTCATAATTCCTTCTTTATCGAGCTTTTTCTTGAGTGCTCGTAGGGCTTTGTCGATTGACTCGCCAGTACGAACCTTAACATTCGGCATAAAAAGATCACATCCTAGTGCTTTAAAAAATTTCTTTATAGTTTTCTACTTAGAGCTAACAAATCCTTGAATTCGAGCTATCCCAATTATTCTATACCATAAACTTCTTATTGTTCAACCCCTAAGAGGATTTTTGGTTTTTTTTCAGGTTCAAGCTCTAGAAGGTAAGAAACAATGATTTCAGTATGATTTGATAGGGGAGTCTTGTGAAACTTTTCTATAAGGTACTGCTTTAGGATAGGAACATTGAGAGTGGAAGAGACAGAACCTTCGGTTACAAGCCTCGGAGAGTCAAATACTATCGATCCTCCGGTTTTTTTCCCAGTTAAGGCGTAGAATCCTCGAGACTTGGCGTCACCATATAGGGTGAATGGGCCGTCTTCACACGGGGTGAAGATCTTAAGGCTACAGAAGGGGAGGAGAGAAATCCCTTTTGAAAAGGATAGAGCTTTAGCTGCCATGACTCCAATACGGGTTCCGGTAAAAGCTCCAGGGCCGGTCCCAATAGCAATGAAGTCAATAACGGTGTTCTCTAGAAGTTTTTCGATTACA
The window above is part of the Candidatus Neptunochlamydia sp. REUL1 genome. Proteins encoded here:
- the rpsU gene encoding 30S ribosomal protein S21, which produces MPNVKVRTGESIDKALRALKKKLDKEGIMKAAKAHRFYDKPSVRKRAKSKAALKYKMKKGR
- the tsaB gene encoding tRNA (adenosine(37)-N6)-threonylcarbamoyltransferase complex dimerization subunit type 1 TsaB, translating into MNFLIIDTSSPQSFVALSRGDKLIIEHLPPLKQSQTLLLVIEKLLENTVIDFIAIGTGPGAFTGTRIGVMAAKALSFSKGISLLPFCSLKIFTPCEDGPFTLYGDAKSRGFYALTGKKTGGSIVFDSPRLVTEGSVSSTLNVPILKQYLIEKFHKTPLSNHTEIIVSYLLELEPEKKPKILLGVEQ